The Clostridium beijerinckii genomic sequence GAAGAAATAAATGAAGACTATAGCCATGATGAATTAGGCGGGATTAAGAAAATGCCTGATATAGTTATTCAAACTATAAGTGCTGATGAAGTTTCAAAAGTAATGAAATATGCCTATGAGAATAATATTCCTGTTACTCCAAGGGGATCAGGAACAGGGCTTGTTGGAGCAGCGGTTCCACTTAAAGGTGGAATAGTTATAGACCTTAGCAGAATGAATAAAATTTTAGAATTAGATGAAGAAAACCTTACTCTTACATTAGAACCGGGAGTATTACTTATGGAGATAGGTAAATATGTTCAAGAATTTGACTTATTTTATCCACCAGATCCAGGTGAAAAATCAGCAACAATTGGAGGAAATATAAGTACTAATGCAGGAGGTATGAGAGCTGTAAAATATGGAGTAACTAGAGACTATGTAAGAGGACTTGAGGTTGTATTACCAAATGGTGATATAGTAAATCTAGGAGGAAAAGTAGTTAAAAATAGCTCTGGATATGCACTAAAAGATTTAATTGTTGGTTCAGAAGGAACTTTAGGAATAGTAACAAAGGCTATTTTGAAATTGTTACCACTTCCTAAAAAGGCTTTAAGCTTGCTTATTCCTTTTGAAAGCCTCGAAAGAGCGATAGAGACTGTGCCTAAAATAATTAAATCTAAGTCAATACCAACAGCAATCGAATTTATGCAGAGAGAAGCGATACTTGCTGCAGAAGAATTTTTAGGAAAAAGTTTTCCAGATAAATCATCTGATGCATACCTATTATTAACTTTCGATGGAAATTCCACAGAAGAAATTGAAAAGGATTATGAAAACGTAGCTAATATTTGTTTAGAAGCTGGAGCTTTAGATGTATTAATCTCAGATACTGAAGAAAGACAAGAATCAATATGGTCAGCTAGAGGTTGTTTCCTTGAAGCAATTAAAGCATTAACTACTGAAATGGATGAAGTTGATGTTGTTGTTCCAAGAAATCAAATAGGAAAGTTTGTAACCTTCACTCATGAACTTGAACGTACTGCTAATATAAGAATAAAAAGCTTTGGACATGCAGGCGATGGAAATCTTCATATATATATATTAAGAGATGACCTTGACCAAGAAGCATGGGAATCTAAATTAAAAGAAGTTATGCAAATAATGTATAATAAAGCTAAA encodes the following:
- a CDS encoding FAD-binding oxidoreductase gives rise to the protein MSYKEVELKDYEYILSIAENDLERVFFREEINEDYSHDELGGIKKMPDIVIQTISADEVSKVMKYAYENNIPVTPRGSGTGLVGAAVPLKGGIVIDLSRMNKILELDEENLTLTLEPGVLLMEIGKYVQEFDLFYPPDPGEKSATIGGNISTNAGGMRAVKYGVTRDYVRGLEVVLPNGDIVNLGGKVVKNSSGYALKDLIVGSEGTLGIVTKAILKLLPLPKKALSLLIPFESLERAIETVPKIIKSKSIPTAIEFMQREAILAAEEFLGKSFPDKSSDAYLLLTFDGNSTEEIEKDYENVANICLEAGALDVLISDTEERQESIWSARGCFLEAIKALTTEMDEVDVVVPRNQIGKFVTFTHELERTANIRIKSFGHAGDGNLHIYILRDDLDQEAWESKLKEVMQIMYNKAKELDGQVSGEHGIGFAKKGYLKESLPSECIGIMQGIKLAFDPKNILNPGKVCE